In a genomic window of Chrysemys picta bellii isolate R12L10 chromosome 1, ASM1138683v2, whole genome shotgun sequence:
- the PHF5A gene encoding PHD finger-like domain-containing protein 5A, translated as MAKHHPDLIFCRKQAGVAIGRLCEKCDGKCVICDSYVRPCTLVRICDECNYGSYQGRCVICGGPGVSDAYYCKECTIQEKDRDGCPKIVNLGSSKTDLFYERKKYGFKKR; from the exons ATGGCCAAACATCATCCGGACCTGATCTTCTGCCGCAAGCAGGCGGGAGTGG CTATTGGAAGACTGTGTGAAAAAT GTGATGGTAAATGCGTGATCTGTGACTCATATGTGCGACCCTGCACACTTGTGCGCATATGTGACGAGTGTAACTATGGGTCGTACCAAGGCCGCTGTGTGATCTGCGGAGGTCCAGGAGTCTCTGATGCCTATTATTGCAAGGAGTGCACCATCCAGGAGAAAGAT AGGGATGGCTGCCCTAAGATAGTCAATCTGGGCAGTTCCAAGACAGATCTCTTTTACGAGCGCAAGAAGTACGGCTTCAAGAAGAGGTGA